A window of the Gossypium arboreum isolate Shixiya-1 chromosome 2, ASM2569848v2, whole genome shotgun sequence genome harbors these coding sequences:
- the LOC108467139 gene encoding protein MODIFIED TRANSPORT TO THE VACUOLE 1 encodes MDSSRRAVESYWRSRMIDGATSDEDKVTPVYKLEEICELLRSSHVSIVKEVSEFILKRLDHKSPIVKQKALRLIKYAVGKSGVEFRREMQRNSAVVRELFHYRGQPNPLKGDALNKAVRDTAHEAISAIFAEEKNASKPPPADDLNKRIQGFGNSNFEMPSDDKKSFLSEVVGIGSASLKQGISSFTQGHSLRKNDNGNYKSPTLQRSLTKEIDHSDRYEPVTLHTDTQRVSGNSASGPWGQDSIVLQTETTNGESNSNKESKTREERLLETIVTSGGVRLQPTRDAIQAFLVEAAKLDALALSHALETKLLSPMWQVRMKAVCVLESILRKKEDEHFLVVASYFTESKEVVLRCSESPQASLREKANKVLVLLNGEQPGGLASTSEKFLKAETTPVQMPDLIDTGDPDDYNGLDSSTKDQNDQNTAVRTATPLIDDLLGDGIGTNLSTSELKNDDDPFADVSFHTTEGRENVDDLFSGMSVDDKSAMSDNCVTANEKSELIDIFGTNPAAPIEPANKKTDINDLMAGLSMNENPPSLKQKGIFSEAHPEDIFADVNTHSSYQASNDALGGLLGSQATGMNSNTTFPLGNMPFAIPPGLMLNPALSQPMNYGAVGSFFAQQQLLATMSNLQHFGNLNAQNAGFNNVSNGSNGGSPLPDIFQSNFPSQTPSSMMNSSKKEDTRAFDFISDHLAAARDPKRTV; translated from the exons ATGGATTCAAGCAGGCGAGCGGTGGAGTCGTACTGGAGATCGCGGATGATTGATGGAGCAACCTCGGATGAAGACAAAGTAACTCCCGTTTATAAGCTAGAAGAGATCTGCGAGCTCTTGAGATCGTCTCATGTTAGTATCGTTAAAGAGGtctctgaatttatactgaaACGACTCGATCATAAAAGCCCCATCGTCAAACAAAAG GCTTTGCGGCTAATAAAATATGCTGTGGGAAAGTCTGGTGTGGAGTTTAGGAGAGAAATGCAGCGGAACTCTGCAGTGGTGCGTGAGTTATTCCATTACAGAGGGCAACCGAATCCTTTGAAGGGGGATGCACTCAATAAGGCTGTTCGGGACACAGCTCATGAGGCTATTTCTGCTATATTTGCAGAGGAGAAAAATGCTAGTAAGCCTCCTCCTGCAGACGACCTTAACAAACGAATACAAGGATTTGGGAACTCAAACTTTGAAATGCCATCTGATGATAAGAAATCATTTCTAAGTGAGGTGGTTGGCATTGGAAGTGCTTCCCTCAAGCAGGGAATCAGTAGTTTCACTCAGGGCCATTCACTTAGAAAGAATGATAATGGGAACTACAAAAGCCCTACACTTCAAAGGTCTTTGACTAAAGAAATTGACCATTCTGATAGGTATGAACCTGTTACATTGCATACTGACACTCAAAGGGTTTCCGGTAATTCTGCTAGTGGACCTTGGGGCCAGGATTCAATAGTATTACAGACTGAAACAACAAATGGGGAATCCAACTCAAATAAAGAGAGTAAAACTCGTGAAGAGAGATTGTTGGAAACCATTGTGACATCTGGTGGCGTTCGTCTCCAACCTACTCGAGATGCCATTCAGGCTTTCCTTGTGGAGGCTGCAAAGCTTGATGCTTTGGCTTTAAGTCATGCCCTTGAAACAAAGCTTCTATCTCCAATGTGGCAG GTTCGCATGAAAGCTGTATGTGTGCTTGAGTCCATTTTGAGGAAAAAGGAAGATGAGCATTTCTTAGTTGTGGCTTCTTACTTTACCGAGAGCAAAGAAGTTGTTTTGAGATGTTCTGAGTCTCCCCAAGCTTCCCTCAGAGAAAAGGCTAACAAG GTATTAGTCCTTTTGAATGGGGAACAACCTGGTGGTTTGGCAAGTACTTCAGAAAAGTTTTTGAAAGCTGAGACCACACCTGTTCAAATGCCTGACCTGATCGACACTGGTGATCCGGATGATTACAATGGACTAGATAGTTCCACAAAAGATCAAAATGATCAAAATACTGCAGTACGGACAGCAACACCCCTTATTGATGACTTACTTGGAGATGGTATTGGTACTAATCTCAGCACCAGTGAACTGAAAAATGATGATGATCCCTTTGCAGATGTCTCTTTTCACACTACTGAGGGAAGAGAAAATGTGGATGATCTCTTCTCTGGGATGAGTGTAGATGACAAGTCAGCTATGAGTGATAATTGTGTGACTGCAAATGAAAAATCTGAACTAATCGATATCTTTGGGACCAATCCTGCAGCTCCAATTGAGCCCGCAAATAAAAAAACTGATATTAATGATTTGATGGCTGGCTTGTCTATGAATGAGAATCCACCTAGTTTGAAGCAGAAAGGAATCTTTTCTGAGGCACACCCTGAAGATATATTTGCCGATGTCAACACTCATTCTAGCTATCAAGCTTCTAATGATGCTTTGGGTGGTCTTCTTGGTTCCCAAGCCACTGGGATGAATTCAAACACAACGTTTCCTTTAGGGAACATGCCATTTGCCATCCCTCCTGGATTAATGTTGAACCCAGCCTTATCTCAGCCAATGAATTATGGTGCTGTGGGAAGTTTCTTTGCTCAGCAGCAATTGCTTGCAACAATGTCCAACTTACAACATTTTGGGAATCTTAATGCACAAAATGCTGGCTTCAATAATGTTTCCAATGGATCTAATGGAGGGTCACCTCTCCCAGATATATTCCAGTCAAATTTTCCAAGTCAAACACCTAGTTCAATGATGAACAGTTCAAAGAAAGAGGATACCAGAGCATTTGACTTCATTTCG GACCATCTTGCAGCTGCTCGTGATCCAAAGAGGACGGTGTAA